From one Sus scrofa isolate TJ Tabasco breed Duroc chromosome 9, Sscrofa11.1, whole genome shotgun sequence genomic stretch:
- the LOC110262329 gene encoding putative olfactory receptor 56B2 — protein MFQELSGANSSKGQVSEFVLMGFPGIHTWQHWLSLPLAWLYLLALSANILILIIISHEATLHQPMYHFLGILAVVDMGLATTIMPKILAILWFDAKAISLPECFLQMYVIHCFVAMESGVFVCMAMDRYVAICRPLHYTSIVTRSFVAKATVFMALRSCLLTIPVPVLAAQRQYCSRNEIEHCLCSNRGVTRLACDDRTISSMYQLLLAWTLMGSDLGLIMLSYALILHSVLKLNSAEAASKALSTCTSHLILILFFYTVIVVISVTHSAAMTVPLIPVLLNVLHNVIPPALNPVVYALKNKELRHGLYKVLKLKVKDN, from the coding sequence ATGTTCCAGGAGCTCAGCGGTGCCAACAGCTCGAAGGGCCAGGTCTCTGAGTTCGTTCTGATGGGTTTCCCAGGCATTCACACCTGGCAGCACTGGCTCTCTCTGCCCCTGGCGTGGCTCTACCTCTTAGCTCTCAGTGCCAACATCCTTATCCTGATCATCATCAGTCACGAGGCAACCCTGCACCAGCCCATGTACCACTTCCTGGGCATCCTGGCGGTGGTAGACATGGGCCTGGCCACCACCATCATGCCCAAGATTTTGGCCATCTTGTGGTTTGATGCCAAGGCCATCAGTCTCCCTGAGTGCTTTCTGCAGATGTATGTCATCCATTGCTTTGTAGCAATGGAGTCGGGCGTCTTTGTCTGCATGGCTATGGATAGATATGTAGCCATTTGTCGACCACTACACTATACATCCATAGTTACACGATCTTTTGTGGCCAAAGCAACGGTGTTCATGGCACTGAGAAGCTGCTTACTTACCATCCCAGTGCCTGTGTTGGCTGCCCAGAGACAATACTGCTCCAGAAACGAAATTGAGCACTGTCTGTGCTCGAATCGTGGGGTCACCCGCCTCGCCTGTGATGACAGGACCATCAGCAGCATGTACCAGCTCCTTCTGGCTTGGACACTCATGGGaagtgacttgggtttgattatGTTGTCATATGCTTTGATACTTCACTCTGTGCTGAAGCTGAACTCAGCCGAAGCTGCATCCAAGGCCCTAAGCACCTGCACGTCCCACCTCATCCTAATCCTGTTCTTCTACACAGTCATTGTTGTCATTTCCGTCACCCACAGTGCAGCAATGACGGTTCCCCTCATCCCAGTCCTACTCAATGTGCTCCACAATGTCATTCCTCCTGCCCTCAACCCCGTGGTCTATGCACTCAAGAACAAGGAGCTCAGACACGGCTTGTATAAGGTTCTTAAGCTGAAAGTCAAGGACAACTAA